In Candidatus Sulfurimonas marisnigri, a single genomic region encodes these proteins:
- a CDS encoding type II secretion system protein translates to MTTSHNRMGMRKGISLMEMLVAIILLGILSSVGFTYYKNYYSTALAAKQIKVAILLDQAAQLKNGLELYAVKTGIDANSSVADPADADNGLGLLVAQRIITSIPAVIPDVSDQGWFVSTNTVDIDSTFIQTQGGTTLNEQFLTYDLNGTAVGADRQDYCNALNNIASNGVLSYDVVEAGLGADINASAELGNNTFFCWDSDTGTADSGQQLVFLTKIQ, encoded by the coding sequence ATGACAACAAGTCACAATAGAATGGGAATGAGAAAAGGTATCTCTTTAATGGAGATGTTAGTTGCAATTATTTTGCTAGGAATTTTATCGTCAGTAGGTTTTACTTACTACAAAAACTACTATAGTACTGCGCTTGCTGCAAAGCAAATTAAAGTTGCTATTTTACTTGACCAAGCTGCACAGCTTAAAAATGGTCTTGAATTATATGCTGTTAAAACTGGTATAGATGCGAATTCATCAGTTGCTGATCCTGCAGATGCTGATAATGGTTTAGGTTTATTAGTTGCTCAAAGAATTATCACTTCAATTCCTGCGGTAATTCCAGATGTATCTGATCAAGGTTGGTTTGTATCAACTAATACTGTAGATATTGATAGTACTTTTATTCAAACTCAAGGTGGAACAACTTTGAATGAGCAATTTCTTACTTATGATTTAAATGGTACAGCAGTTGGTGCTGACAGACAAGATTACTGTAATGCTCTTAACAATATCGCTTCAAATGGTGTATTAAGTTATGATGTTGTTGAAGCTGGTTTAGGTGCTGATATCAATGCATCCGCTGAGTTAGGTAACAATACATTTTTCTGTTGGGATTCTGATACAGGTACAGCTGACTCTGGGCAACAGTTAGTATTCTTAACAAAGATTCAATAA
- the istA gene encoding IS21 family transposase, translating to MRKIKDILKLRFITEISYRQISRAVNVPSSTVSDYCKRFEISKCTIDELLEIDEDKIYQILFPEKLKIDKTTKRPLPNFEYIHKEIAKKGITFELLWMKYKEQHPDGYALSRFKELYYSFKNKISPTMRQTYIPGHQMFVDYSGLSVAYRDAITGEIHKAQIFVAVLGGSGCAFVHATPSQKQEYFIKSHILAYEFYGGAPKINVPDNLKSAIISNNKNGIVVNESYAEMCRHYNCGVEPARPKKPQDKGIVEQAVQGIQRWILAVFRHRTFFSVDEINQAIAPLLDQYNSKKSRHLGASRYELFEEEKLQLQPLPANRFIYKEIKIATVDLSYHVKLLDCYYSVPFKYLSEKVEIKYSTALVEIYHKSRLLATHPRIHRVNARSTLHEHMPKNHQYQNEKMNPARLLNWTVSIGENTRAFTQKKLDGSEYPANAYTSIIAILNKAKVYGRIELDMALAYALSINATSVKSIESILSKKLYVQIANNVTSTVINNHENIRGKDYYK from the coding sequence ATGCGAAAAATTAAAGATATATTGAAGTTACGATTTATAACTGAGATATCCTATAGGCAAATAAGTAGAGCTGTAAATGTACCAAGTTCAACCGTATCAGACTATTGTAAAAGGTTTGAAATAAGTAAATGTACAATAGATGAACTTTTAGAGATAGACGAAGATAAGATATATCAGATTCTATTTCCTGAAAAACTGAAAATTGATAAAACTACTAAACGACCACTTCCAAACTTCGAATATATTCACAAAGAGATAGCAAAAAAAGGTATTACATTTGAGCTGCTATGGATGAAATATAAAGAGCAGCATCCAGATGGATATGCACTGAGTAGATTTAAAGAACTCTATTACAGCTTCAAGAATAAAATAAGCCCCACAATGAGACAGACCTATATACCAGGACATCAAATGTTTGTAGACTATAGCGGTCTTAGTGTTGCATATAGAGATGCTATAACTGGTGAAATACATAAAGCACAAATATTTGTCGCTGTGCTTGGTGGAAGTGGATGTGCATTTGTACATGCAACACCATCTCAAAAACAAGAGTATTTTATAAAATCACACATCTTAGCCTATGAGTTTTATGGTGGTGCACCTAAAATAAATGTACCTGATAATCTAAAGAGTGCCATTATCTCAAATAATAAGAATGGAATTGTTGTAAATGAGAGCTACGCAGAGATGTGTCGCCATTACAATTGCGGGGTTGAACCAGCACGTCCAAAAAAACCTCAAGACAAAGGAATAGTCGAACAAGCTGTGCAAGGGATTCAGAGATGGATATTAGCTGTATTTAGACATAGGACATTTTTTAGTGTTGATGAGATAAATCAGGCTATTGCACCATTGCTGGATCAATACAATTCTAAAAAGAGCAGACACTTAGGAGCAAGTAGATATGAACTCTTTGAAGAAGAAAAACTCCAGCTACAGCCATTACCGGCAAATAGATTTATATACAAAGAGATAAAAATTGCAACAGTTGATTTATCATACCATGTCAAATTATTGGATTGCTACTACTCGGTACCATTTAAATACTTGAGTGAAAAAGTAGAAATAAAATACTCTACAGCCTTAGTAGAGATTTATCACAAAAGTAGGCTGTTGGCGACACATCCAAGGATACACAGAGTAAATGCAAGGTCTACACTTCATGAACATATGCCTAAAAACCATCAGTATCAAAATGAAAAAATGAATCCAGCAAGACTACTAAATTGGACAGTATCCATAGGTGAAAACACAAGAGCCTTTACTCAGAAAAAGCTTGATGGTTCAGAGTATCCTGCGAATGCATATACTAGTATCATCGCTATATTAAATAAAGCGAAAGTTTACGGAAGAATTGAGCTTGATATGGCACTTGCATACGCACTCTCAATAAATGCGACAAGTGTAAAATCGATAGAGTCAATACTATCTAAAAAGCTCTATGTGCAGATAGCAAACAATGTAACAAGTACAGTAATTAATAATCATGAAAATATTCGTGGTAAAGATTACTACAAATAA
- a CDS encoding type II secretion system protein — protein MRQAFSLIEMLIAIALSGVMAYTVAFYLDTNEISKQNVKTQLQSHFNIITSIILQCKEYSNVFPIQNNGSLASSTLLNTLECNTSTPYLLDGGKGSFIPPALKNFTAYTATQTGSEFYFTTTTAINSTNDEVLIDLNTTFSPNQYVLTHDATTAYLNFYLSR, from the coding sequence TTGCGACAAGCATTTTCTCTTATAGAAATGCTTATAGCCATTGCCCTCTCGGGGGTTATGGCATACACGGTAGCTTTTTATCTTGACACAAACGAGATATCAAAACAAAATGTCAAAACACAGTTACAATCTCACTTTAATATTATTACATCAATTATTTTACAATGTAAAGAATACAGTAATGTCTTTCCAATCCAAAATAACGGCTCATTGGCTAGCTCTACATTACTAAATACACTAGAATGTAATACATCAACACCATACTTACTTGATGGTGGTAAAGGAAGTTTTATTCCACCTGCTTTAAAAAACTTTACAGCATATACAGCTACACAAACAGGTAGCGAATTTTATTTTACTACAACTACAGCTATCAATTCCACAAATGATGAAGTATTAATAGATTTAAACACTACATTTTCTCCAAATCAATATGTATTAACACATGATGCGACTACAGCTTACTTAAATTTCTATCTATCTCGTTAA
- a CDS encoding sensor histidine kinase, with amino-acid sequence MFSKKSIRRVFLIKLIFSLASLILIFSSFLYLYIESSILEEKYQEIVKHAKNIAHNKSLHNSVTPLVPELYLGLEVEIVQLKKSYIEEDLYQTSKRGKTYLTLIYPFNLDDLSYLKITNNITETRELLDKILHYIFIINIAGFLLAVVYAITLSKMLVSPVKALSNKLSNMNEHLIRPIVTENLPEEFESLGATINHLILRIQNFVKYQKELFIGTAHELKTPLAVIKLKNQVTLLKKRSPEEYIEALKVTNKTIDEMNNIVSNILNIGRQEGMQLEKPQEVDVIAVLSQKADDFRLLAENEGKLLEMNFMPNGFTAILQVGLLNQIVQNFLQNALKFTRTEGKVKLQSSLNNYGLLIEVIDEGCGVDESVDLYAPFARQGNKQGVGLGLFLAKSAADALGAKISIKNRTDGIDGTIASLNLNSKLSCILPQY; translated from the coding sequence ATGTTTTCTAAAAAAAGTATTAGACGGGTTTTTCTAATTAAATTAATCTTCTCACTGGCATCTCTCATACTTATATTTTCATCTTTTTTATACTTGTACATAGAAAGTTCTATTCTAGAAGAGAAATATCAAGAGATTGTTAAACATGCAAAAAATATTGCGCATAATAAATCATTACATAACTCCGTAACCCCTTTAGTACCAGAGTTATACCTAGGGTTAGAAGTTGAAATTGTACAGCTTAAAAAATCATATATTGAAGAAGATTTATATCAAACAAGCAAGAGAGGAAAAACCTATCTTACGCTTATTTACCCTTTTAATTTAGACGACTTAAGTTATCTGAAAATAACAAACAATATTACAGAAACAAGGGAGTTATTAGATAAAATACTTCATTATATTTTTATAATAAATATTGCTGGTTTTTTACTTGCTGTAGTATACGCAATCACCCTTTCAAAAATGTTAGTTAGTCCTGTAAAAGCACTAAGTAATAAACTCTCAAACATGAATGAGCATCTCATAAGGCCAATAGTAACCGAGAATCTACCTGAAGAGTTTGAATCCCTAGGTGCTACAATAAATCATCTTATTTTAAGGATTCAAAATTTTGTCAAATATCAAAAAGAACTTTTTATTGGTACTGCTCACGAGCTAAAGACTCCGCTTGCAGTTATTAAATTAAAAAATCAAGTAACTCTATTAAAAAAACGCTCCCCGGAGGAGTATATAGAAGCCCTGAAAGTAACAAATAAAACTATAGATGAAATGAACAACATAGTTTCTAATATACTCAATATAGGCAGACAAGAAGGTATGCAACTAGAAAAACCTCAGGAAGTAGATGTTATAGCTGTTCTCTCTCAAAAAGCTGATGACTTTAGGCTACTTGCTGAAAATGAAGGTAAATTACTAGAGATGAATTTTATGCCTAATGGTTTTACTGCAATACTTCAAGTAGGTTTGCTTAATCAAATAGTTCAAAATTTTTTACAAAATGCGCTCAAGTTTACACGTACGGAAGGCAAAGTAAAACTACAAAGTTCGTTAAATAACTATGGATTGCTTATTGAAGTAATTGACGAGGGGTGTGGCGTAGATGAGAGTGTTGATCTATATGCACCCTTTGCGAGACAAGGAAATAAACAAGGGGTTGGACTAGGACTATTTCTAGCTAAAAGTGCAGCAGACGCCCTTGGAGCAAAAATCAGCATAAAAAATAGAACCGATGGAATAGATGGAACTATTGCCTCATTAAACCTAAACTCAAAACTTTCTTGTATTTTACCTCAATATTGA
- a CDS encoding YfhL family 4Fe-4S dicluster ferredoxin — protein MALIINDECIACDACREECPTEAIEEGDPIYYIDPDRCTECVNIYDEPACISVCPVDCIVPDKDNVESIAELQFKYKNLQLEE, from the coding sequence ATGGCTTTAATTATTAATGATGAGTGTATTGCATGTGATGCATGCCGAGAAGAGTGCCCTACAGAAGCAATTGAAGAGGGAGATCCAATTTACTATATAGATCCAGATCGCTGTACAGAGTGCGTAAATATTTATGACGAGCCTGCTTGTATATCTGTTTGTCCAGTTGACTGTATTGTACCAGACAAAGATAATGTAGAATCAATTGCTGAGCTTCAATTTAAATATAAAAACCTCCAACTAGAAGAGTAG
- a CDS encoding Ppx/GppA phosphatase family protein yields the protein MAQRVAVIDIGSNSVRMVVYEKTSRFAFRILHEEKSRVRISENAYQNGGVLQDEAMQRTIYALENFLTIISSFKARKTLCIATSALRDAPNKKDFLHNARHNLGLKIKIIDGQREAYLGAIACANLLPDQDRALSIDIGGGSTEFSIISKKNIDNNISLNLGTVRLKELFFDNNDINGAKELIDLQLKQLDNIEISTIIGIGGTFRAISLALMNNNKYPMKKLHAYESSYSEFRKFLTKVLESNETGLKKLGIKSARFDVIKPGALILDRVLNKFKVDNLTTSGVGLREGVYLADLLRNSKDKFPINYNTSVRQILDSHVDDTAYSNQLSKLSKQLFDITYEELGIDIKYRYELAIAAKLCMSGSSMHFYSQYRHSYYLLQNALEFGFTHKQIMLISTLAKYAKKRFPSSLHVEKYKGLLPNNNELNALSYILSLSIALLSHKPRNIDLKLEFSNGELIVESKNSLYLAKENIKKLNPLKNFNIIFSS from the coding sequence ATGGCACAACGAGTAGCAGTCATAGACATAGGTTCTAATTCAGTTAGAATGGTAGTCTATGAAAAAACTTCTCGTTTTGCATTTCGAATATTGCATGAAGAAAAAAGCAGGGTTAGAATATCTGAAAATGCCTACCAAAACGGTGGTGTACTTCAAGATGAGGCTATGCAAAGAACTATTTATGCTCTTGAAAACTTTTTAACAATCATATCCTCATTTAAAGCAAGAAAAACTCTTTGTATTGCTACTTCAGCACTTAGAGATGCGCCAAATAAAAAAGACTTCTTACATAATGCACGACATAACCTTGGACTAAAAATAAAAATCATTGACGGTCAAAGAGAAGCCTACTTGGGAGCTATCGCTTGTGCAAACTTATTACCAGATCAAGATAGAGCCTTAAGCATAGATATTGGCGGTGGTTCAACTGAATTTTCAATAATATCTAAAAAAAATATAGACAACAATATATCCCTTAATCTTGGTACTGTGAGACTTAAAGAACTCTTTTTTGACAACAATGACATAAATGGAGCCAAAGAGCTTATTGATTTGCAGTTAAAACAGCTTGATAATATTGAAATATCAACCATAATTGGAATTGGCGGAACGTTTAGGGCAATTTCACTTGCTCTTATGAATAACAACAAATATCCTATGAAAAAATTACATGCTTATGAGTCAAGCTATAGTGAATTTAGGAAGTTTTTAACTAAAGTCTTAGAATCTAATGAAACTGGATTAAAAAAGCTAGGGATTAAAAGTGCCAGATTTGACGTTATAAAACCAGGTGCTTTAATCCTAGACAGAGTTCTAAATAAATTCAAAGTCGATAATCTAACTACAAGTGGTGTTGGTCTTAGAGAAGGGGTTTATCTAGCAGATTTACTGAGAAATTCGAAAGACAAATTTCCGATTAACTACAACACTTCTGTAAGACAAATACTTGACTCACATGTAGATGATACAGCTTACTCAAATCAACTAAGCAAACTCTCAAAACAATTGTTTGATATAACATACGAAGAGTTAGGCATAGATATAAAATACCGTTATGAGTTAGCAATAGCAGCAAAACTTTGTATGAGTGGCTCTAGTATGCACTTTTACTCACAATACAGACATAGCTACTATCTTTTACAAAATGCTCTTGAGTTTGGATTTACACATAAACAGATAATGCTTATTTCAACACTTGCAAAATATGCAAAAAAGAGATTCCCATCATCCTTACATGTAGAAAAATACAAGGGATTACTACCTAATAATAATGAACTAAATGCACTTAGTTATATTTTATCACTAAGCATTGCACTTCTATCTCATAAACCTAGAAATATTGACTTAAAACTTGAATTTAGCAATGGCGAGTTAATTGTTGAATCAAAAAATAGTTTATATTTAGCAAAAGAAAATATAAAAAAATTAAATCCTCTAAAAAATTTCAACATAATATTCTCTTCTTAA
- a CDS encoding GspE/PulE family protein translates to MNINKILTPKQIEICKEEKSYYQRIGIKKNILQIAIEHNFIKKKEKKAQYSLELLKKYEIIIINEDEKNFYIECKELLGPNRLKELESQLHKKIIQHSIPVREFNEKFDVILSIDPDIIEKKIRQFNAFDSDDTEILELLRMILKHGVRNNISDIHINAYEEFSWLRYRENGKINAKYLLNKDLADRFSLILKEKARIDLIDVKSPKSGGFTENIGIDNVDFRIEIAPSHFGENIVIRILDKSNNLKSLEQLFPKDHPMSEHIFRYINQKNGFFLAVGPTGSGKTTTLNAILTQRDRLHEVIYTIEDPIEYKIDFITQYQVNEAVGFNFDTAMKSIMRQDPDVIVIGEMRDKLSIEIALKASHSGHMVYSTLHTTNSYMALERIRDEGGDLFILAYSLSGVIAQRLVSKLCSCKIKSTDEIGKKYFKSNDFGYNKRGCIKCNFSGYNSRVLLTDIVFIPPDMKTRYTFYMALKNSTVLQAWDQLITFSYYQSAQYLFEQGLCDYESLSSELFSLGYVDED, encoded by the coding sequence ATGAACATAAACAAAATTTTAACTCCAAAACAAATAGAGATATGTAAAGAAGAGAAATCTTACTATCAGCGTATTGGTATAAAAAAAAATATTTTACAAATAGCTATAGAACATAATTTTATAAAGAAAAAAGAGAAAAAAGCCCAATACAGTTTAGAATTACTAAAAAAATATGAAATAATAATTATAAACGAAGATGAAAAAAACTTTTATATTGAGTGTAAAGAACTACTCGGTCCCAACAGATTAAAAGAACTAGAATCTCAACTACATAAAAAAATAATCCAGCATTCAATTCCTGTTAGAGAGTTTAACGAAAAATTCGATGTAATCCTTAGTATAGACCCTGATATAATTGAAAAGAAAATCAGACAATTTAATGCATTTGATTCTGATGATACTGAAATATTAGAATTATTAAGAATGATATTGAAACATGGTGTAAGAAACAATATAAGTGATATTCATATAAATGCTTATGAAGAATTCTCATGGCTTAGATATAGAGAAAATGGGAAAATTAATGCGAAATACCTTTTAAATAAAGATTTAGCTGATAGATTCTCTCTTATACTAAAAGAAAAAGCGAGGATAGACCTTATAGATGTAAAATCACCAAAAAGTGGAGGGTTTACAGAAAATATCGGCATTGATAATGTAGATTTTCGTATTGAGATAGCACCTTCACACTTTGGTGAAAATATTGTTATTCGTATACTCGATAAATCAAATAATCTTAAATCACTTGAACAACTATTTCCAAAAGATCATCCTATGAGTGAGCATATTTTTCGCTACATAAATCAAAAAAATGGTTTTTTCTTAGCTGTTGGTCCTACTGGTAGTGGTAAAACGACAACTCTAAATGCGATACTCACACAACGAGACAGGCTACATGAAGTTATTTATACAATTGAAGACCCTATTGAGTATAAAATAGACTTTATTACTCAATATCAAGTGAATGAAGCTGTTGGATTTAATTTTGACACTGCTATGAAGTCTATAATGCGTCAAGATCCAGATGTTATAGTAATTGGAGAGATGAGAGATAAATTAAGTATTGAGATTGCGCTCAAAGCTTCACATAGTGGACATATGGTTTATTCTACTCTTCATACTACAAACTCATATATGGCTTTAGAGCGTATTAGAGATGAAGGTGGTGATTTATTTATATTAGCCTACTCCCTTAGTGGAGTAATTGCTCAAAGACTTGTTTCAAAACTATGTTCATGTAAGATAAAATCAACAGATGAAATTGGAAAAAAATATTTTAAATCCAATGATTTTGGTTACAACAAAAGAGGATGTATTAAGTGTAATTTTAGTGGCTACAATAGTAGAGTTTTGCTCACAGATATAGTATTTATACCACCAGATATGAAAACAAGATATACATTTTATATGGCACTTAAAAACAGCACTGTTTTACAGGCATGGGATCAACTAATTACTTTTAGCTACTACCAATCAGCTCAATACCTTTTTGAGCAAGGCTTATGTGACTATGAATCTTTATCATCAGAGTTATTCTCCTTAGGGTATGTAGATGAAGATTAA
- the istB gene encoding IS21-like element helper ATPase IstB yields the protein MNQTTVINKLNDLGYQGLKNAYLRQMEDTNYHQLSFEERIYGLLDAQDIFLQNKRIATNIKASKIKDKQAAIENIDYNSSRNIDRQAFQSLISMDFIRNHQNIIITGKTGTGKSFTAQALANRALLDGFKVYYVRVPTLLEEIKISRADGTYTNLLKRYSRFQLLILDDFGVSQISTDDVTNLFEIIEDRTEINSTIITSQLPVSQWYDYLNNDTVADAMLDRVVHSSHRVEIKGESMRKLKSKINPN from the coding sequence ATGAATCAAACTACAGTAATAAATAAACTTAATGATTTAGGATATCAGGGCTTAAAAAATGCATATCTAAGACAGATGGAGGATACAAACTATCATCAACTTAGCTTTGAGGAGAGAATCTATGGTCTCTTAGATGCACAAGATATTTTTTTACAAAACAAAAGAATAGCTACAAATATAAAAGCCTCAAAAATCAAAGACAAACAAGCAGCAATAGAGAATATAGATTATAACTCTAGCAGAAACATTGACAGACAGGCTTTCCAATCGCTTATTAGCATGGATTTTATTCGTAATCATCAAAATATTATCATCACTGGGAAAACTGGAACTGGTAAGAGCTTTACAGCCCAAGCACTTGCAAACAGAGCTCTGTTAGATGGATTTAAAGTTTATTATGTTCGGGTACCTACACTGCTAGAAGAGATTAAAATATCAAGAGCAGATGGGACGTATACAAATTTACTAAAAAGATATTCAAGGTTTCAGCTTCTTATACTTGATGACTTTGGAGTATCGCAAATATCTACAGATGATGTTACAAACCTATTTGAGATTATTGAAGATAGGACAGAGATAAACTCGACTATTATAACTTCACAATTACCTGTTTCTCAGTGGTATGACTATCTCAATAATGATACTGTAGCGGATGCTATGTTGGATCGGGTAGTTCACTCATCTCATCGTGTTGAAATAAAGGGTGAATCTATGAGAAAATTGAAGTCAAAAATAAATCCAAATTAA
- a CDS encoding type II secretion system F family protein has translation MKINLYTMLKTLHFTIKNGKSISSGMQLLSTTSNTKQEKKVYKKIYTDIKNGHALSQALSKHKIGSVDVINFINMAEKGTDFKTALEKIIHYIEVKDEFERESNEKTTLPVIYFSIAALIVLGVKFFAVPYQMTEVAGYNKIVRDMVENHLQLAQTMTDILFIILVVIASYFFILLGSLFSQSKNMQAISKQLALILPLTSSIVMKFEKFMLFSMLGEMLQSGISFQKSMSTAISTTTVAKFKKAIKSTLDNIKYNGKLILHSHLYDDIEKGLLTGVGSSKQVGSVMIEISNRARTDALKLSTKFFRLITIMSIFMMAFAVFIEYYTVVLTQIIIQKGFIDASRTGVFG, from the coding sequence ATGAAGATTAATCTATATACTATGCTTAAAACACTTCATTTTACTATCAAAAATGGGAAAAGTATATCAAGTGGCATGCAACTTCTTTCTACTACTTCCAATACAAAACAAGAAAAAAAAGTTTATAAAAAAATTTACACTGATATAAAAAATGGACATGCCCTTTCTCAAGCATTATCTAAACATAAAATTGGTTCAGTTGATGTAATTAACTTTATAAATATGGCTGAAAAAGGTACTGATTTTAAAACTGCTTTAGAAAAAATCATACACTATATTGAAGTTAAAGATGAGTTTGAGCGAGAATCGAATGAAAAAACTACCCTTCCAGTAATTTACTTTAGTATTGCAGCGCTCATCGTACTTGGAGTAAAGTTTTTTGCTGTTCCATATCAAATGACAGAAGTTGCAGGATATAATAAAATAGTAAGAGATATGGTAGAAAATCACCTTCAACTAGCACAAACAATGACAGATATACTATTTATAATACTTGTAGTTATAGCAAGTTACTTTTTTATTTTATTAGGTTCTTTATTTAGTCAATCAAAAAATATGCAAGCAATTTCTAAACAACTTGCTTTAATTCTTCCATTAACATCATCAATTGTTATGAAATTTGAAAAATTTATGCTTTTTAGTATGCTAGGAGAGATGCTTCAAAGTGGTATTTCTTTTCAAAAGTCAATGAGTACTGCCATATCTACAACAACAGTCGCAAAATTTAAAAAAGCAATAAAAAGTACCCTAGATAATATAAAATACAATGGTAAATTAATCTTACACTCTCACCTATATGATGATATAGAAAAAGGTCTTCTAACAGGCGTTGGATCTTCAAAACAAGTCGGTTCTGTGATGATAGAGATAAGTAATAGAGCTAGAACTGATGCATTAAAACTAAGCACAAAATTTTTTAGACTGATTACTATAATGTCAATTTTCATGATGGCATTTGCTGTATTTATAGAATACTACACAGTCGTGCTAACACAAATTATTATACAAAAAGGTTTTATAGACGCTAGCAGAACAGGGGTGTTCGGCTAA
- a CDS encoding type II secretion system protein GspD: MYGCSNEYKKEVLKKELKQEFNDLTKQVPAESAIKVIEVSAENFKVRKNIIPDNEQIKRIKILGAPLDDVIALLSEATNQDIIFQTQSPVTQSGINNQYTNNTNNTNNRYQYNTNNTNNTTNDTNLDVGNQETGTANVFLSASNIGFGKLLQKTVGEKLSINYDDGTYYLGYVKTVTLKIPSITELASQLKGTLSTLGALNVVLDNVTSTVTFSAREKEYQDIMKYLTILRNNLYVIEYDIAIYDVALNDNYNLGVDWSLIPTGARNLEFTSTASSTFGAAGAVATSAVFGTLLNNKYFSASMIGEALTKFGTVESIQKPKLLGIAGTDVTLIDGQSEQYISGLTTTAVGDTGIQTTTQNATAQSGLQITLNSNIMDGTVITNIDLIVNDIVGYSDFSVGDTSYTQPKVRTKTISNNIRVQPGVPIVISGLFRHKNDKGYKGIPGLAATDARILGGSEYKSMSKSEMVIIVTPRVIKYVMK, from the coding sequence ATGTACGGTTGCTCTAATGAATATAAAAAAGAAGTACTAAAAAAAGAGTTAAAGCAAGAGTTTAATGACTTAACAAAACAAGTTCCTGCAGAGTCTGCTATAAAGGTTATAGAAGTTAGTGCTGAAAACTTTAAAGTTAGAAAAAATATAATTCCAGATAATGAGCAAATAAAACGAATAAAAATTCTAGGTGCACCACTTGATGATGTAATTGCATTACTTAGCGAAGCTACAAACCAAGATATAATATTTCAGACTCAATCTCCAGTAACTCAATCAGGAATTAATAATCAATATACAAATAATACAAATAATACAAATAATAGATATCAATACAATACAAACAATACAAACAATACAACAAATGACACCAATTTAGATGTTGGAAATCAAGAAACAGGTACGGCTAATGTTTTCTTATCAGCATCAAATATTGGATTTGGAAAACTACTACAAAAGACCGTTGGTGAAAAACTTAGCATTAACTATGATGATGGAACATATTACCTTGGTTATGTAAAAACTGTCACTCTTAAAATTCCATCTATTACTGAACTTGCATCACAATTAAAAGGTACACTATCAACTCTTGGTGCACTTAATGTTGTATTAGATAACGTAACTTCGACAGTTACATTTTCTGCAAGGGAAAAAGAGTATCAAGATATAATGAAGTATCTTACAATACTTAGAAACAACCTTTATGTTATAGAGTATGACATAGCTATTTATGATGTAGCCCTTAATGATAACTACAATCTAGGTGTAGATTGGAGCCTGATACCAACAGGAGCAAGAAACTTGGAGTTTACTTCTACTGCTTCTTCTACTTTTGGTGCGGCAGGAGCAGTAGCAACATCTGCAGTATTCGGTACATTGCTTAATAATAAGTATTTTTCTGCATCCATGATAGGAGAGGCATTAACAAAGTTTGGAACTGTTGAGAGTATTCAAAAACCAAAACTTCTTGGAATAGCAGGAACAGACGTAACACTGATTGATGGGCAATCAGAGCAGTACATATCTGGCTTAACAACTACTGCTGTTGGAGACACTGGAATACAAACAACAACTCAAAATGCAACTGCACAAAGCGGTCTGCAAATTACACTAAACTCTAATATCATGGATGGAACTGTAATCACAAACATAGATTTAATAGTCAACGATATTGTTGGGTATAGTGACTTTAGTGTAGGGGATACATCTTATACTCAACCAAAAGTTCGCACTAAGACCATTAGCAATAATATAAGAGTACAACCTGGCGTACCTATTGTTATTTCTGGACTATTTAGACACAAAAATGACAAAGGGTATAAAGGAATACCTGGTTTAGCAGCAACAGATGCACGTATACTTGGTGGTAGTGAATATAAATCGATGTCTAAAAGTGAAATGGTCATCATTGTAACTCCTAGAGTTATCAAGTATGTGATGAAGTGA